The nucleotide sequence AAGCTTTCACGTCTATTTTTTACGTAACTAAAGCTAGTAGAAAAAATCAGGTTGTCTTCGGTAAGTCTTTCTTTACGTTCTTTAATGTTATTTACGGTTTTGTATTCGTCATTATTGGTGGTTTCAAAACCTGAGTCCTGTAAAACCAAATCGATAAACTCATCGGCTTTATTTTTATTTAATTCATCTATGCCATTGTTATTTGTAATAAATTCAGGTGGCGTATTATACGTGTTTAAAGCAATGTTTTCTAGACGGTTAAACGAATTTTGATAAACTCTAAAATAATTTCCAGAGTTTAAATTTCTAACATATTGAGCATTAAATAAATCTAAGTTATTAGTAACAGATTCTGAATGATTCCAATTATAATTTAGAATACCATTTACTGTTTGTTTATCTAAACCAATATTGGTTTGACTTGTAAAACCTAAACTTAATCTAGTAATTGGAGACATATATTTAGGAATGATTCCTTCTGTATTAACAGGAAAGAAAAACCTAGGAATCGTTAGCTTTGTATTTACGCCATACTCATTAATATCAAAAAATTGATCATTATTTGCACCATTTTTAGACGCTCCAATGGCTCCTAAAGCAGAAATTTCCAACGTTTCGGCACCTCTAAAAATATTGCGTATAACTAAACCAGTGTTAAAGGATAGTCCTACAGATTGAATATTGCTTTGTGATACATTAACATCAAAGCTAAGACCGTATTTTTTTCTTGGAGACAACTTAATATTTGCAGTTAATGTAGAATCTTGCTCATGTATATCATATCTAATGCTAGGGTATTTAAAAACTCCAAATTTATTTAAGTACCTAAATGTTCTGGTTCTATCTATGTCGCTATATAAATCACCTCTATTAATGAATATGGCTTGCTGCAGTGCTTTTGGACGATAACGTAATTTTTCATAACTGTAAAATCTTGCATTACCATACTTAGCACTATCTTGATATACGCCTCCATCATTTTCATAAGAATCGTCAGTGATAATATTTACATTTCTAATTGTAAAAGGTTTAAAGGGGACTACTGTAACCGAATCTTCATTACGAATAACACGATTTCTAATTTTTACATCTACATCTACTCTTTTTATGCTTTCATCATTTATAACATCAAACTCTATATAATCTTGAGAAAAATGATACAATCCAGAGTTTCTAAATGATTCTGTAAGTCTATCTCTTTCATTATCAATATCTACTCTTTTAAATTGTTCTCCTTTTTTTAATACACTATTTGGCTTAGCATTTTGGTAAAGTGAGTCTATTAATTTTGATGAGTTGGAACTATAAATTGAATCTAAAAGATAAGGTTTGCCAGTTTTTACATAATAATCAACTGTAGCTCGTTTATTTTCTTTTTTATTAATTGTATAAGTAACTTCACTATCAAACCAACCATTCCAATAGTAATAATTACCTAAATTATTTTTTGATTTTTCTGTTTTTAAACTATCTAAAATTACTGGAGGTTCACCAGTTTTTTTTAACCAATTGTTTAGGTTTTTTCTAGTCTCAATGTCTTTTTCTAATTGCTTTTTAGAGAGTTTTTTAATTTTACGAGCTAGCTTTTTTGGATTATCATATATTTTTTCATTTAATATTGAATCTATGTTAGGACGAGCTAAATTATATATATGTAACCTTAAAGGAAAACCAAGGAGCTTGTTATTTGCTCTTTGATTAACGCGATTATTTATTTCTTCTGAAGCTGTTGTTTTGTCATTAACTATTACTGAGGTTTTGGTAAGCAAATGCTCATCTTCACCAACTCTTTTTACTACATTGCAAGACACAATACTGCTAATAAAAATCACTAGGAATAATATTTTTGTAAAGATGTGTTTCAATTAAAAAGGAAAAATTAAAAGTTTGTAAAAAGCAAAACCTTGATAGCTTCAAAAATACATTATTTCCATTGAAAAAAAATAATTAGCTAAGAGGTTATTATTGTTTGTAATTAATCTGTTTCTTTATATAAATTTAAAACGCTAAAACTCAATATTTGTTGGAATGCTAAGTAAAAGTGAAATAAAGCTTATAACAAGCTTAAAACAAAAAAAGTACCGTCAGCAATACAAATTATTTGTAGCTGAAGGGAAAAAAACGATTATAGAACTTTTACAATCTAATTTACAATTACATCAGCTATATACAACTACGTTAGAATTTGATGTTTTGGATGATTTGATAACAGGTATTTCAGATAATGAGCTTAAAAAAATCAGCTTTTTAAAAACACCAAATACAGCTTTAGCAGTTTTTAAAATTCCAAACGAATCACCTATCGATTTTAGTACATTAATAGTAGCTTTAGATAATGTTAGAGATCCTGGAAATTTAGGAACAATAATACGTTTGTGTGATTGGTTTGGTGTAAAAGATCTTTTGTGTAGTCTTGAAACAGTAGATTGTTATAATCCAAAAGTAATACAAGCCACAATGGGTTCCATTACAAGGGTAAATGTGAGTTATGTAGATTTAAAACAGGTTTTAGAAAAACAAGAAGTTGATGTTTTTGGTGCATTTATGGATGGCGAAAACATCTATGATACCAAATTGACTGATTCGGGAATTTTAGTTTTAGGTAATGAAGCCAATGGCATTTGTGGTGCTATCGAAAAACTTGTAAGTAAACGTGTTTCTATTCCTCGTTTTGGAGAGTTGCAAGCAACCGAAAGTTTAAATGTTGCAAATGCTACAGCTATTTTATTAAGTGAGTTTAAGCGAAGGTTTACTGGAATGTAAAGTTAATAAACAATCCTCTAGATTTCATAGTTGCTATGTTGCTTGTCCAAGGACTATCTGGATCTACGTCCCTTACTAATTCATCATTTAAAGCAAAAACACCTCTAATGGAAGGAGTAAATTTAAACCAAGGTAAATAAATGTCAATTCCACCACCAACTTCATAAAATAGCATACCGTTTTTTGTTCTAAATTGCCCATTGCTATTGTCGTCAGGATTACTTTCATTGCTTGATAAATTTATAGCAGTAGAAAAACCACCAACAATAAACGGTTTAATATTGTTGACGCGTTTTGTTGATATTTTTAAAAGCAGAGGAATATGTATATAAGTTGAATTCACTTCTCTTAAAAGATCAGAATCATTGTAAGATAAACCATTAAAATAGCTACTATGGTAATGTAGTTCACGTTTGGTGATAAATAAACCAGGTTCCATACGGACGTCTAAGTAATCGTTAATACGCATATTGCCAACAAGTCCAACACTAAAACCTACAGTTTTTAAAACTTGAATGTCTGGTAAATCTTCATGATAGTCAAAATTAAAATCATAACTATTAAATCCTAAAAAATAACCGTAAGACCATTTAGGCTTATCCATATTTTGGTTATTTTGAATTTTATTTTTACTAAAGAGTTGTGCCGAAGCTGTTTGCGTAATTATTAGTAATATTAAAACTAAAAGTATTTTCTTCATAGTTACTGCTTAGATGCTTTATATATAGTTGCCACACCAAATGTTTGAGGCAGTGCTTCCGCATTAATAAACCCAATTTTACGTAAAATATTGTTTAACGCTTCACCATAAGGGAAAACTGATGCCGATTCGCTTAAATAGGAATAAGCAACTTTGTCTCTAGAAAATAATTTACCAATTAAAGGCATAATTCCTTTAGTGTAAATGTTGTATCCTTGTTTAAAAGGGAATTTGGTAGGAACCGATGTTTCTAAAATCACAAAAGTACCCTGAGGTTTCAATACTCGAAGAATTTCGGATAATCCTTTTTCTAAATTCTCGAAGTTTCGTACTCCAAAAGCAACAGTTATAGCATCGAAAGTATCATCATCAAAAGGTAAATTCTCGGAATCACCTAATACCATTTCAATAGTATTATTTAATTCTTTTTTTGTGATTTTTTGCCTACCAACCTCCAGCATGCCATCGCTAATATCTAGCCCAATTATTTTTGAAGCATTAGTTTTAGTTAAGTTTATTGCCAAATCTCCAGTTCCTGTAGCAATATCTAGTATTATATTAGGTTGTTTTTCAGCAACAATTGCTACTACTTTTTTACGCCACTTTACATCTATGCCAAAAGAAATTACACGATTTAAGCCATCATATTCTTTAGAAATGGTGTCAAACATTTTTGTAACCTGCTCTTTCTTGCTTAAATCGCTATTTTTATATGGGTTTACTTTTTTAGACATGGAGGTGTTAGAAAAATTTGTTGTTAAGTGATATTTAGTGCAAAGAAATACAATTCGTATACAAATCCCTAAAAATAAATTATATTTGCACATCTTTATATTTAATAATAACAGATGAAGATTATTATTGCTGGAGCTGGTGAAGTGGGATTTCATTTAGCAAAACTTTTATCTTACGAATCTCAAGAAATTACATTAATAGACTCAAAAAAAGATAGCCTTATTTATGCAGATACGCATTTAGATATTAAGGTTGTTAAAGGTGATGCAACATCTATTGCTATTTTAAAAGATTGTAGAGTTGATAATGCCGATTTATTTATAGCAGTAACATCTTCGGAAACCACAAATATCACTGCTAGTGTTTTGGCAAAACAATTGGGGGCAAAACAAACTATTTCAAGAATTTCGAATACAGAGTTTATAGATTTAAAAGATGAAGTAGGGTTTACCAAGTTTGGAATAGATGAATTGATTTCGCCAGAATCTTTGGCAGCAGCCGAGATTGAATTACTTCTCAATCAATCTGTTTTTAGTGATACCTATGAGTTTGAAAATGGTGCTTTAACGATGCTCGGACTCAACCTTTCAAGGACAGCATCTATTGTTGGAAAGTCAGTTAAGGATGCTGCAAAGTTGATACCTGAAATTCATTTTATGCCTATCGCTATCCAACGCTTTGGCTCACATTTAACTATTATTCCAAGAGGAGATACGCTTTTAAAAGAAGGCGATCATGTAGTGTTTATGACCTCAAAAGGTGGTGATGAAGAAATTTGTAAACTCACAGGGAAATTTAAAACCGAAATTAAGAATGTAATGATTCTTGGAGGTGGAAAAATTGGATCGAAAACAGCAAGAGATTTAACCGATAACAAATTCAATATAAAGTTAATAGAGAAGAATAGAGAGGTTGCCATGGATCTTGCTGATGAACTTCCAAACACTTTAGTAATTAATGGGGATGGGCGAAATGTAGAGCTTCTTGATGAAGAAAATATAGAAGACATGGACGCTTTTATTTCGGTTACTGGAAACTCCGAAACAAATATTATGTCATGTCTAGTAGCACATTCTAGAGGTGTTAAGAAAACAATAGCTCTTGTTGAAAATATGGATTATTTTGAGTTGTCTCATTCCATTGGAATAGATACACTTATAAACAAAAAACTCTTAGCGGCAAACAATATATTTAGATACATACGTAAAGGTGAAGTTGTAGCAATGACCAAGCTTAATAATATGGATGCTGAACTGTTAGAGTTTATTGTAAAACCAGAATCAAAGATTTGCGATAAGCTCATAAAGGAGATAAAGTTTCCACGTTCTGCAATTATTGGAGGTGTAATTAGAAATGACGAAGGCGTAATAGCTTTAGGAGATTTTAAAGTAGAAGCAGGAGACAGAGTAGTGGTGTGTTGCTTACCTCAATCAATTAAAAAAGTTGAAAGCTTTTTCTATTAGTGAAAGAAATGAGTATCGTTAATGAGACTTAACTATAAAATAATTTTTCATTTTCTTGGATTACTACTGTTATTTAATGGTGGTTTTATGTTGCTCGCTGCTATTATGAGTTACGCTTATAATGATGGGGCAACACTTAGTATTTCACTATCTGGAATTTTGGTTATGGTTATTGGTGTTATTGTTATGCTTGTTACCAAAAACCATGAGAAGGAGATGAATAAGCGCGAAGGTTACATTGTAGTGACTTTTGGTTGGATTATAATGGCGCTTTCAGGTACGTTACCATATGTTTTAACAGATTCTATCCCAAGTTTTACCAATGCTTTTTTTGAAACCATTTCGGGGTATACAACAACAGGTTCAACCATTTTAAATGATATAGAGTCCTTGCCAGAAGGTATCTTATTTTGGAGAAGTTTAACACATTGGATTGGTGGTATGGGAATTATTGTCCTAGCGATAGCTATATTGCCATTGTTAGGAATTGGTGGTATGCAATTATTTGCAGCTGAAGCACCTGGACCAAGTGCCGATAAATTACACCCAAGAATTACCGATACAGCAAAGCGTTTATGGTTAATATACTTTGGTTATACAGCAGCTGAAACTATATTATTACAAGTTGCTGGAATGTCGTTTTTTGATGCTATTAATCATTCTATGTGTACTTTGTCCACAGGTGGATTCTCAACAAAAAATGCAAGTTTGGCATATTGGAATGGACAACCAATTATACAATACATAGTTATTTTATTTATGTTTTTAGCAGGTACCAATTTTGTGTTAAGCTATTTTGCATTTAAAGGACGTGTTCAAAAAATTATTCAAGATGAAGAGTTTAAATTGTATTTTAAATTCATTGTAATTTTTACTTTCATAGCGTCTCTAATCATTTACTTTAATACAGATATTACAGCATCTTCCATTGCGCATCCAATGGTTTGGGGAGAAGGGGAGAGTGCTGTAAGACATGCATTATTTCAAGTATTAGCAATTATAACCACAACAGGTTTCGTTACTGCCGATTTTACACTTTGGACACCATTTTTAACCGTATTCTTTTTTGGATTGATGTTTTTGGGTGGTTCAGCTGGAAGTACTTCTGGAGGGGTGAAAGTTGTTAGACATTTATTAATGATTCGAAATGGCTTTATGGAGTTTAAACGAACATTACATCCAAATGCTATTCTACCTGTACGTTATAACAAAAAGTCTATTAATGAGAAAATCATATTTAACATTTTAGCATTTTTTATTCTTTACATGCTGTCATTTATAGTTGGCGCATTGGTGTTTTCTATGTTAGGCTTGGATTTTAAATCTGCTATTGGAGTGGCTGCTTCAAGTTTAGGAAATGTTGGTCCTGCACTTGGTGACTTTGGTCCAGTAAATAACTTTTATGATATGCCAGCAATTGGCAAATGGTGGGCTTCTTTCTTAATGCTTATTGGTCGTTTAGAATTGTTTACAGTTCTTATTTTGTTGACACCTTTTTTCTGGAGAAATAGATAATTTTTATTTTTTAAGTGTCTGTTTTTCTTACTATTTGTAATATTTTTTGTGATTTCATGCGTTCTTTTTAATCACTGTTTTGGTTATGTCGTGTAACATTTTAATTTAATCATCGTCTTATATGTATAAATCAATCAAAAAATCAAATCATGGAATTAGTATTATCACATCAAGAATTTGAACCGTTACCCAAACATAAAAGAGAACATTTTGTTTTTAATAATGAAGGTATATTGAGTTCAGCTTATAAAGAAGAAACACGTAACAACTTCTTTCAATCAAGTCCAAAGTCTGTTTTTGGAGCTAAGCAACGTATTAAGAGTTTTCAATATCAATACACTTCTGCTATAGATACAATTTTAAAAATTTCTGTTTTTGCAATCGCTTTAATAGTTGTTTTTAATTAAAAATAATCATCAACATATATTTTATTTAGTTTAGTAGTCTTAGGTAGGGCTATGCTAAAAAGCCACATCTTTATAGAATGTGGCTTTTTTTTTATTTGTTAGTTAAAAATTTTAACTAACAGCTTCTTTAATACGTTTTAAGGCTTCTTTTAATTCTTCTTGCGATGCAGCATACGATATTCTAATAGTATTAGCATTTCCAAAAGCTTCACCTGTTACAGTAGCTACAAAAGCTTCCTCTAGTAAATACAATGAGAAATCGGTAGCATTATTGATAGTTTTTCCTCGTAGTGTTTTTCCGAAGTAACTTGAAATATCTGGTAAGACATAGAAAGCACCTTCAGGAATATTGGTTTTAAATCCTTCTATGTCTTTTAAAAGATCTAAGACTAAATCACGACGAATTTTAAACTCGTCAATCATATATTTTACACTACTTGAGTCAGCTTCCATAGCAGTAATTACAGCACGTTGTGCAATACAGTTGGCACCACTTGTTATTTGACCTTGCATTTTATTACAGGCTCTAGCAATTTCGGTTGGTGCTCCAATAAAACCAATTCTCCAACCAGTCATTGCAAATGCTTTGGAGACACCATTTACAGTAATGGTTCTATTGTACATATCATCAAATTGTGCCATACTTGCATGACCACCTACAAAATTGATATGCTCATAAATTTCGTCAGAGACTATATAAATGTCCGGGTAGTTTTTTAAAACATCAGCTAAAGCTCTAAGTTCTTCCTTACTATACACAGAACCACTAGGGTTGCATGGTGAGCTAAACCAAAGCATTTTTGTTTTAGGTGTTATGGCTGCTTCCAATTGGCTAGCAGTCATTTTAAAATCATTATCAATCACTGTCTGTACTTCTACAGGAACACCTTCATTTAACTTAACAATATCATTGTAGCTTACCCAATAAGGACAGGGTAAAATGACTTCGTCTCCTGGATTAATCATTGTAGCAGCAATATTGGCTAAACATTGTTTAGCACCAGTAGAAACTACAATTTGAGGCAAGGTATACGTTAAGTTATTGTCGCGCTTAAATTTTGTAATGATAGCTTGTTTTAACTCTACATAGCCATCAACAGGCGTATAAGAATTATAGTTTTCATTAATAGCTTTAATGGCTGCCTCTTTAATAAAATCGGGTGTGTTAAAGTCTGGTTCTCCTAAACTTAAACTAATAATATCTTTTCCTTCTGCTTTTAATTCTCTTGCTTTAGCTGCCATAGCTAAAGTTGCCGAAGTAGACATTTTTAAAACTCTCTCAGAAAGTAGGTTCATTATAATATATTGTTAGTAGTGTGAAAAGTGACTAAGCTAAAGCTGGATTTTGTCCTAAAACTTTTAGTTGTCTATAATGTTCTGCAATAGCTTTCCAAATCGTGTTGTATTCGTTGTATGGTAAACTACATTCCTTAGCAGTTTCTTTTACAATTTTAGCTATTTTTCTATAGTGAATATGACTAATGTGTGAAAATAAATGATGTTCTACTTGTCTGTTTAAACCACCAGTATAAAATTCTACTAACCAACTTTTAGGTGAAAAGTTAGATGTTGTAAACAATTGGTGTACTGCCCAAGTGTTTTTCATGTTTCCATCTTCATCAGGTAAAGGCATTTCGGTATTAGGCATAACATGAGCTAACTGAAAAATAATACTTAAAATGATTCCAGCTGTATAATGCATAATTAGAAAACCTATCAATACTTGATACCAAGCATATCCTAGAGATAAAGGCAAAACAACCCAAATAGCATAATAAAGTATCTTTCCAATAATCAACTTTGTCCATTGTGTAGCAGGATTAGGAAATTTGCCATAGGACAATTTTCTTTTCAAGTATAGATATGTTTGTTTAAAATCTGTCGTGATAGCCCAGTTTACCGTTAGTAAACCATATAAAAAGAACGCATAATATTTTTGGTATTGATGAATTTTCAACCACTTTGAGTGCTTTGAGAAACGAATAACTCTACCAGCATCAATATCTTCATCGTGACCTTGAATATTTGTATATGTATGGTGTAACACATTGTGTTGTACTTTCCAATTATAGTCATTTCCTGCAAGTATATGGATGCTACTTCCCATTAATTTGTTTACCCATTTTTTACTAGAAAAAGACCCATGATTAGCATCATGC is from Pontimicrobium sp. SW4 and encodes:
- a CDS encoding BamA/TamA family outer membrane protein, encoding MIFISSIVSCNVVKRVGEDEHLLTKTSVIVNDKTTASEEINNRVNQRANNKLLGFPLRLHIYNLARPNIDSILNEKIYDNPKKLARKIKKLSKKQLEKDIETRKNLNNWLKKTGEPPVILDSLKTEKSKNNLGNYYYWNGWFDSEVTYTINKKENKRATVDYYVKTGKPYLLDSIYSSNSSKLIDSLYQNAKPNSVLKKGEQFKRVDIDNERDRLTESFRNSGLYHFSQDYIEFDVINDESIKRVDVDVKIRNRVIRNEDSVTVVPFKPFTIRNVNIITDDSYENDGGVYQDSAKYGNARFYSYEKLRYRPKALQQAIFINRGDLYSDIDRTRTFRYLNKFGVFKYPSIRYDIHEQDSTLTANIKLSPRKKYGLSFDVNVSQSNIQSVGLSFNTGLVIRNIFRGAETLEISALGAIGASKNGANNDQFFDINEYGVNTKLTIPRFFFPVNTEGIIPKYMSPITRLSLGFTSQTNIGLDKQTVNGILNYNWNHSESVTNNLDLFNAQYVRNLNSGNYFRVYQNSFNRLENIALNTYNTPPEFITNNNGIDELNKNKADEFIDLVLQDSGFETTNNDEYKTVNNIKERKERLTEDNLIFSTSFSYVKNRRESLVDETFSIFRFKLESAGNLLTTTSKLLGLNKNNDNKYELFGVPYSQYIKTEFDYIKHWDIGRNNVIAIRSFFGIAIPYGNSNSIPFSKSFFAGGANDNRAWTAYNLGPGSSDSNNEFNEANMKIALSLEHRFNLFGNLNGALFIDAGNIWNVLDNENDPNATFTNFNSFKDIAIGSGFGLRYDFGFFVFRGDIGFKTYDPSYKTANRWFNDYNFGNAVYNIGINYPF
- a CDS encoding RNA methyltransferase, whose translation is MLSKSEIKLITSLKQKKYRQQYKLFVAEGKKTIIELLQSNLQLHQLYTTTLEFDVLDDLITGISDNELKKISFLKTPNTALAVFKIPNESPIDFSTLIVALDNVRDPGNLGTIIRLCDWFGVKDLLCSLETVDCYNPKVIQATMGSITRVNVSYVDLKQVLEKQEVDVFGAFMDGENIYDTKLTDSGILVLGNEANGICGAIEKLVSKRVSIPRFGELQATESLNVANATAILLSEFKRRFTGM
- a CDS encoding porin family protein, with protein sequence MKKILLVLILLIITQTASAQLFSKNKIQNNQNMDKPKWSYGYFLGFNSYDFNFDYHEDLPDIQVLKTVGFSVGLVGNMRINDYLDVRMEPGLFITKRELHYHSSYFNGLSYNDSDLLREVNSTYIHIPLLLKISTKRVNNIKPFIVGGFSTAINLSSNESNPDDNSNGQFRTKNGMLFYEVGGGIDIYLPWFKFTPSIRGVFALNDELVRDVDPDSPWTSNIATMKSRGLFINFTFQ
- the ubiE gene encoding bifunctional demethylmenaquinone methyltransferase/2-methoxy-6-polyprenyl-1,4-benzoquinol methylase UbiE; protein product: MSKKVNPYKNSDLSKKEQVTKMFDTISKEYDGLNRVISFGIDVKWRKKVVAIVAEKQPNIILDIATGTGDLAINLTKTNASKIIGLDISDGMLEVGRQKITKKELNNTIEMVLGDSENLPFDDDTFDAITVAFGVRNFENLEKGLSEILRVLKPQGTFVILETSVPTKFPFKQGYNIYTKGIMPLIGKLFSRDKVAYSYLSESASVFPYGEALNNILRKIGFINAEALPQTFGVATIYKASKQ
- the trkA gene encoding Trk system potassium transporter TrkA; translated protein: MKIIIAGAGEVGFHLAKLLSYESQEITLIDSKKDSLIYADTHLDIKVVKGDATSIAILKDCRVDNADLFIAVTSSETTNITASVLAKQLGAKQTISRISNTEFIDLKDEVGFTKFGIDELISPESLAAAEIELLLNQSVFSDTYEFENGALTMLGLNLSRTASIVGKSVKDAAKLIPEIHFMPIAIQRFGSHLTIIPRGDTLLKEGDHVVFMTSKGGDEEICKLTGKFKTEIKNVMILGGGKIGSKTARDLTDNKFNIKLIEKNREVAMDLADELPNTLVINGDGRNVELLDEENIEDMDAFISVTGNSETNIMSCLVAHSRGVKKTIALVENMDYFELSHSIGIDTLINKKLLAANNIFRYIRKGEVVAMTKLNNMDAELLEFIVKPESKICDKLIKEIKFPRSAIIGGVIRNDEGVIALGDFKVEAGDRVVVCCLPQSIKKVESFFY
- a CDS encoding potassium transporter TrkG encodes the protein MRLNYKIIFHFLGLLLLFNGGFMLLAAIMSYAYNDGATLSISLSGILVMVIGVIVMLVTKNHEKEMNKREGYIVVTFGWIIMALSGTLPYVLTDSIPSFTNAFFETISGYTTTGSTILNDIESLPEGILFWRSLTHWIGGMGIIVLAIAILPLLGIGGMQLFAAEAPGPSADKLHPRITDTAKRLWLIYFGYTAAETILLQVAGMSFFDAINHSMCTLSTGGFSTKNASLAYWNGQPIIQYIVILFMFLAGTNFVLSYFAFKGRVQKIIQDEEFKLYFKFIVIFTFIASLIIYFNTDITASSIAHPMVWGEGESAVRHALFQVLAIITTTGFVTADFTLWTPFLTVFFFGLMFLGGSAGSTSGGVKVVRHLLMIRNGFMEFKRTLHPNAILPVRYNKKSINEKIIFNILAFFILYMLSFIVGALVFSMLGLDFKSAIGVAASSLGNVGPALGDFGPVNNFYDMPAIGKWWASFLMLIGRLELFTVLILLTPFFWRNR
- a CDS encoding pyridoxal phosphate-dependent aminotransferase, whose product is MNLLSERVLKMSTSATLAMAAKARELKAEGKDIISLSLGEPDFNTPDFIKEAAIKAINENYNSYTPVDGYVELKQAIITKFKRDNNLTYTLPQIVVSTGAKQCLANIAATMINPGDEVILPCPYWVSYNDIVKLNEGVPVEVQTVIDNDFKMTASQLEAAITPKTKMLWFSSPCNPSGSVYSKEELRALADVLKNYPDIYIVSDEIYEHINFVGGHASMAQFDDMYNRTITVNGVSKAFAMTGWRIGFIGAPTEIARACNKMQGQITSGANCIAQRAVITAMEADSSSVKYMIDEFKIRRDLVLDLLKDIEGFKTNIPEGAFYVLPDISSYFGKTLRGKTINNATDFSLYLLEEAFVATVTGEAFGNANTIRISYAASQEELKEALKRIKEAVS
- a CDS encoding acyl-CoA desaturase is translated as MNTQTLTFSRTDSAKFFRTLNKRVNNYFKENDIKKTGNWKLYIKAIVMFTLLLGPLVLLLTVNLPTWALILCMVIIGIGMAGVGMNVMHDANHGSFSSKKWVNKLMGSSIHILAGNDYNWKVQHNVLHHTYTNIQGHDEDIDAGRVIRFSKHSKWLKIHQYQKYYAFFLYGLLTVNWAITTDFKQTYLYLKRKLSYGKFPNPATQWTKLIIGKILYYAIWVVLPLSLGYAWYQVLIGFLIMHYTAGIILSIIFQLAHVMPNTEMPLPDEDGNMKNTWAVHQLFTTSNFSPKSWLVEFYTGGLNRQVEHHLFSHISHIHYRKIAKIVKETAKECSLPYNEYNTIWKAIAEHYRQLKVLGQNPALA